A genomic region of Metopolophium dirhodum isolate CAU chromosome 1, ASM1992520v1, whole genome shotgun sequence contains the following coding sequences:
- the LOC132934273 gene encoding LOW QUALITY PROTEIN: GON-4-like protein (The sequence of the model RefSeq protein was modified relative to this genomic sequence to represent the inferred CDS: inserted 1 base in 1 codon) encodes MRTRSTFSLNDIPLEIIEQAFIPXDITEDMCDSACENDEWLEFLSEFTKPLESVQNDEGEDDPEYNVLGDDDFTNVDEEEFRIDKSVKVTREEYNDLMNELNEFTDSFLEFNGVEKFETNTDIKETDNDKNTGIPNNYSDGKSSSNFSFHNKNAVKRTNFNISNPVLMLDYCNGNSSTNCSTNNYAEPMEVARYNTQIDKQFNVSEFNNSLLSINEHLEKRSSIHPALPTFKENGQLGIEQHNNSNEDVSVIINIVPQYVNTMTQKQIILFKQQLTQHVQLITQNYLLCTMSKKFQINCRKYKIMLEQIKDICKDKKYAPINSHSALKFIRDWTEFNTSENDINSDYVLLPLHVEEFMLYYDKPVFIYPQLLPTRTYHHEYTNHPIGPSEEKFLVLKIDYTYKNLKEGCNTRAKYKKNNLSDLMPIILKTVHKKWFSHRSLIYLKKYITRQKNSFVMSFIKNYLTHGKIEESAYVIDIKALFKGNRLYECDVRKFPTSWKCIRNQLKLKK; translated from the exons ATGCGTACTAGGTCAACATTTTCTCTAAATGATATTCCATTAGAAATTATAGAACAAGCTTTTATAC TAGATATAACCGAGGATATGTGTGATTCAGCTTGTGAAAATGATGAATGGTTGGAGTTCCTTAGTGAATTTACAAAGCCTTtag AGTCTGTTCAAAATGACGAGGGTGAAGATGACCCTGAGTATAATGTTCTTGGCGATGATGATTTTACTAATG TCGATGAAGAAGAATTTCGTATTGATAAATCAGTTAAGGTCACTCGTGAGGAGTATAATGATTTAATGAATGAATTGAACGAATTTACTGATAGCTTCCTTGAATTCAATGGTgtagaaaaatttgaaactaataCCGATATCAAAGAAACTGATAATGATAAA aatactGGTATTCCAAATAACTATTCGGATGGGAAATCAAGctctaatttttcttttcataataaa aacGCTGTTAAacgtacaaattttaatatatctaaTCCAGTGTTAATGTTAGATTATTGTAATGGGAATTCAAGTACCAATTGCTCTACAAATAATTATGCAGAACCAATGGAAGTGGCCagatataatacacaaatagataaacaatttaatgtttCAGAGTTTAACAATAGTCTACTTAGTATTAATGAACACCTTGAAAAGCGTAGCTCTATACATCCTGCTTTACCAACATTTAAAGAAAATGGTCAGTTAGGCATTGAACAACATAACAATAGTAATGAAGATGTTTCtgtgataataaatatagttcctcaatatgtaaatacaatgacacaaaaacaaataattttatttaaacaacaaCTCACACAACACGTCCAATTAATAACTCAGAATTACTTGTTATGCACAATGTCAAAAAAGTTCCAAATTAATTGCAGAAAGTACAAAATTATGTtg gAACAAATAAAAGATATTTGTAAAGATAAAAAGTATGCACCAATTAATTCACATTCCGCTCTAAAGTTTATTCGAGATTGGACTGAATTTAATACCAGTGAGAATGatattaatag tGACTATGTTCTACTACCATTACATGTGGAAGAGTTTAtgctatattatgataaacctGTCTTTATCTATCCTCAATTGTTACCAACAAGAACTTACCATCATGAATATACAAATCATCCTATTGGACCTTCAGAAGAAAA atttctggtattaaaaatagattatacTTATAAGAATTTGAAAGAGGGTTGTAATACTCgggcaaaatataaaaaaaataatttgtctgaTTTGAtgccaataatattaaaaactgtacaCAAAAAATGGTTTTCACACAGAAGtttaatatatctaaaaaagTACATAACACGTCAGAAAAACTCATTTGTAATGAGTTTTATtaag AATTATTTAACACACGGAAAAATTGAAGAATCTGCTTATGTAATTGACATTAAAGCTCTCTTTAAAGGAAACCGCTTATACGAATGTGATGTTCGAAAGTTTCCAACAAGTTGGAAATGTATCAGAAATCaattgaagttaaaaaaatag
- the LOC132933987 gene encoding uncharacterized protein LOC132933987 yields MWLEILLVTTVLSGTLALFLLNADPAESENIGGIGPKLRPTPLSTRWSRLQLFKDEEDAARNAKTVTVSKDTIYAMMQRGVYVLNAGDVKVDDEGNAIDDGEDDRWARELMERMCAELDLHHPNVMSLMRLVNDYCDDLEKKMNEFEESLCRYNNSLAQLTENRMAIDKEIRIQSAQCMQPDADEKIVATANDESSHRHWKPRPVPIRDTIVVASRADDDFLTIIEQFEKALEEHHK; encoded by the exons ATGTGGTTGGAAATATTATTGGTTACCACAGTGTTGTCCGGAACCTTAGCGCTATTCCTACTGAACGCGGATCCCGCGGAAAGTGAAAACATTGGCGGCATTGGCCCGAAGCTGAGGCCTACTCCCCTTAGTACGCGATGGTCAAGGCTGCAATTGTTTAAGGACGAGGAGGACGCAGCGAGAAATGCGAAAACAGTGACTGTGTCCAAAGACACAATTTATGCCATGATGCAGAGGGGCGTTTACGTCCTTAACGCAGGGGACGTCAAAGTGGACGACGAAGGAAACGCGATCGACGATGGAGAGGACGACCGGTGGGCCCGAGAGCTTATGGAACGCATGTGCGCCGAACTGGACTTACACCATCCGAATGTAATGTCATTGATGCGACTCGTTAACGATTATTGCGATGATTTGGAAAAAAAGATGAATGAATTCGAA GAGTCACTATGTCGTTATAATAACAGTTTGGCCCAACTTACCGAAAATCGTATGGCTATTGACAAAGAGATAAGAATACAGTCTGCCCAATGCATGCAGCCAGACGCCGACGAGAAGATTGTGGCTACGGCCAACGACGAAAGCAGTCATCGCCACTGGAAACCACGCCCCGTTCCTATTAGAGACACAATCGTTGTGGCCAGCCGGGCCGACGACGACTTTCTAACAATAATCGAACAATTTGAAAAGGCGCTAGAGGAACatcataaataa